One Nonomuraea angiospora DNA segment encodes these proteins:
- a CDS encoding sulfotransferase family protein, with translation MRLPPHILVVNGIKVRRPVFLIGAPHSGTDLLARALKRSPGFHVTMGRASVAHVVYAFARKPSIGQTSGAVRVMRDALAESWQVLPRSCGQCAEPCREAGGVTGTGPCVSAGDITRFGDGSPDLLYSAPVLLQAFPDARFVQLIRDGRDVVAGMLEDPACLAWFKPVMLSEQTEFPNPFLGVNKDEHLERWKGMPAAGKSALRWRSAVRMSAELRRTLPEEQLLTLRYEDLVNKPAPSVATLAEFVETRVSKVVLYDTGVPKVGAWRAKLRGPDLELVEKVAREELNRLGYLKR, from the coding sequence ATGCGACTTCCGCCCCACATCCTCGTGGTCAACGGCATCAAGGTCCGCCGGCCGGTCTTCCTGATCGGAGCGCCGCATTCCGGTACGGACCTGCTGGCCCGCGCCCTGAAACGATCCCCCGGCTTCCATGTGACCATGGGCCGCGCGAGTGTGGCTCACGTGGTGTACGCCTTCGCCCGCAAGCCGTCCATCGGCCAGACCTCCGGCGCCGTACGCGTCATGCGCGACGCGCTCGCCGAGTCGTGGCAGGTGCTGCCCCGGTCGTGCGGCCAGTGCGCCGAGCCGTGCCGCGAGGCGGGCGGCGTCACGGGGACCGGTCCCTGCGTCTCGGCCGGCGACATCACCAGGTTCGGCGACGGCAGCCCCGACCTGCTCTACAGCGCCCCCGTGCTGCTCCAGGCGTTCCCCGACGCGCGGTTCGTGCAGCTCATCCGCGACGGCAGGGACGTGGTGGCCGGCATGCTCGAAGACCCCGCCTGCCTGGCCTGGTTCAAGCCGGTCATGCTGTCGGAGCAGACCGAGTTCCCCAACCCGTTCCTCGGCGTCAACAAGGACGAGCACCTCGAGCGCTGGAAGGGCATGCCGGCGGCGGGCAAGAGCGCCCTGCGCTGGCGCAGCGCCGTGCGCATGAGCGCCGAGCTGCGCAGGACGCTGCCCGAGGAGCAGCTCCTGACGCTGCGCTACGAGGACCTGGTGAACAAGCCGGCGCCGTCGGTCGCCACGCTCGCGGAGTTCGTGGAGACGCGGGTGTCCAAGGTCGTCCTGTACGACACCGGTGTCCCCAAGGTCGGCGCCTGGCGCGCCAAGCTCCGGGGACCCGATCTGGAGCTGGTGGAGAAGGTGGCCAGGGAGGAGCTCAACCGCCTGGGCTACCTGAAGAGGTGA
- a CDS encoding exo-rhamnogalacturonan lyase family protein gives MTALRWLDRPGEQGVTWGVPWPRGAVERDAPFALADPEGREVPVQSWVTATWPDGSVKWSAHAIGARPAALSYRIEAGREPAAAATPVTVARRDGVLTVSTGVVTWTIEESGGTLARSISRGSREIARDVRLVSLRQSEPTPDEGGPVARERATGQVETVTVEQDGPVRAVVRLEGRHGDWLPFTVRLYFHAGAEQVRIMHTFVWDGDPERDFLAGLGLSADVVMRDEPHDRHVRLAGSGGFLTEAVRGLTGLRLDPGESVRRAQVEGRPVGEIAPEVATRLHLIPAWNDYTLDQGSADGFTLRKRTAEGHSWVTIPSGTRSAGYGYVGGAGGGLGFGLRDFWRLHPTRLDVRNAATDLATVTAWLWSPSAPAMDLRFYHDGMGQDTFAEQLEGLEVTYEDYEPGFGDAHGVARTHELTLRAYEATPSAQDLSRHATAMNQPGLLAVSPERMREAGVFGVWELPDRSTPAHAEIEDRLDFLFDLYVREREQRRWYGFWDYGDVMHTYDPDRHTWRYDIGGYAWDNSELSPDLWLWLQYLRTGRPDVFRFAESMTRHTGEVDVYHAGRWKGLGSRHNVQHWGCSCKQLRISNAAYRRFYYYLTADERTGDLMDELSVPEETFTVIDPQRKVREDVYTPDPSALSVGLGTDWGSLAAAWLTRWERYGDERARDRLLGTMADIGALPNGFLTGEARLDLATGRFDTSRDKISVSHLSSLFGLPEMCAELIGLDLDVPGFEQAWLRYCRLYLAPPEQQEAEVGERLSGISLIQAHSRLTAYAAARTGDAGLAAWAWRKFFLDEGDQLNSNPMQREKDWRLTLVDGPDVLSPVHEAAFVSTNGAAQYGLAAIHNLALIGAHLKES, from the coding sequence ATGACGGCACTTCGCTGGCTGGACCGACCGGGGGAGCAGGGGGTGACCTGGGGGGTTCCGTGGCCGCGCGGTGCGGTCGAGCGGGACGCGCCGTTCGCGCTGGCCGACCCCGAGGGCCGCGAGGTGCCCGTGCAGAGCTGGGTGACCGCCACCTGGCCCGACGGCTCGGTCAAGTGGTCGGCGCACGCGATCGGCGCGCGGCCCGCGGCGCTGTCGTACCGGATCGAGGCCGGACGCGAGCCCGCCGCGGCGGCCACCCCCGTCACCGTCGCCCGCCGGGACGGCGTGCTGACCGTGAGCACGGGCGTGGTCACCTGGACGATCGAGGAGTCCGGCGGCACGCTGGCCCGCTCGATCTCGCGCGGGAGCCGCGAGATCGCCAGGGACGTGCGCCTGGTCAGCCTCCGCCAGAGCGAGCCCACGCCCGACGAGGGCGGCCCCGTGGCCCGCGAACGGGCCACGGGCCAGGTCGAGACGGTCACGGTCGAGCAGGACGGGCCCGTGCGCGCCGTCGTCCGGCTGGAGGGCAGGCACGGCGACTGGCTGCCGTTCACCGTGCGCCTGTACTTCCACGCGGGCGCCGAGCAGGTGCGGATCATGCACACGTTCGTCTGGGACGGCGACCCCGAGCGCGACTTCCTGGCCGGGCTCGGGCTGAGCGCCGACGTGGTCATGCGGGACGAGCCGCACGACCGGCACGTGCGCCTGGCCGGCAGCGGCGGCTTCCTCACCGAGGCCGTGCGCGGGCTGACCGGCCTGCGCCTCGACCCCGGCGAGTCCGTACGGCGGGCGCAGGTCGAGGGCCGGCCGGTCGGCGAGATCGCCCCCGAGGTCGCCACCCGGCTGCACCTCATCCCCGCCTGGAACGACTACACCCTCGACCAGGGCTCCGCCGACGGCTTCACGCTGCGCAAGCGCACCGCCGAGGGCCACTCCTGGGTGACGATCCCCTCCGGCACCCGCTCGGCCGGCTACGGCTACGTCGGCGGCGCCGGCGGCGGCCTCGGCTTCGGGCTGCGCGACTTCTGGCGCCTGCACCCCACCCGCCTCGACGTCAGGAACGCGGCCACCGACCTGGCCACCGTGACCGCCTGGCTGTGGTCGCCGTCCGCGCCCGCCATGGACCTGCGCTTCTACCACGACGGCATGGGCCAGGACACCTTCGCCGAGCAGCTCGAGGGCCTGGAGGTCACCTACGAGGACTACGAGCCGGGCTTCGGCGACGCCCACGGCGTGGCGCGCACGCACGAGCTGACCCTGCGCGCCTACGAGGCCACGCCGTCCGCGCAGGACCTGTCCCGGCACGCGACCGCGATGAACCAGCCCGGGCTGCTGGCCGTGTCCCCCGAGCGGATGCGCGAGGCGGGCGTCTTCGGCGTCTGGGAGCTGCCCGACCGCTCGACGCCCGCCCACGCCGAGATCGAGGACCGGCTGGACTTCCTGTTCGACCTGTACGTGCGCGAGCGCGAGCAGCGCAGGTGGTACGGGTTCTGGGACTACGGCGACGTCATGCACACCTACGACCCGGACCGCCACACCTGGCGCTACGACATCGGCGGCTACGCCTGGGACAACTCCGAGCTCTCGCCCGACTTGTGGCTGTGGCTGCAGTATCTGCGCACGGGCCGGCCGGACGTCTTCCGCTTCGCCGAGTCGATGACCCGCCACACCGGCGAGGTCGACGTCTACCACGCGGGCCGCTGGAAGGGCCTGGGCAGCAGGCACAACGTGCAGCACTGGGGGTGCAGCTGCAAGCAGCTGCGCATCTCCAACGCCGCCTACCGCCGCTTCTACTACTACCTGACCGCCGACGAGCGCACCGGCGACCTGATGGACGAGCTGAGCGTCCCCGAGGAGACGTTCACCGTCATCGACCCCCAGCGCAAGGTGCGCGAGGACGTCTACACGCCGGACCCGTCGGCGCTGTCGGTCGGCCTCGGCACCGACTGGGGCTCGCTCGCGGCCGCGTGGCTGACCCGGTGGGAGCGCTACGGCGACGAGCGGGCCAGAGACCGGTTGCTGGGCACGATGGCCGACATCGGCGCGCTGCCGAACGGCTTCCTGACCGGCGAGGCCCGGCTGGACCTGGCGACCGGGCGGTTCGACACCTCCCGGGACAAGATCTCCGTCTCGCACCTGTCGTCGCTGTTCGGCCTGCCGGAGATGTGCGCCGAGCTGATCGGGCTGGACCTGGACGTGCCCGGGTTCGAGCAGGCGTGGCTGCGGTACTGCCGCCTCTACCTCGCGCCGCCCGAGCAGCAGGAGGCGGAGGTGGGGGAGCGGCTGAGCGGGATCTCGCTGATCCAGGCGCACAGCAGGCTCACCGCGTACGCGGCCGCCCGCACGGGCGACGCCGGCCTGGCCGCCTGGGCGTGGCGCAAGTTCTTCCTGGACGAGGGGGACCAGCTCAACAGCAACCCGATGCAGCGGGAGAAGGACTGGCGCCTGACCCTGGTGGACGGGCCGGACGTGCTGTCACCGGTGCACGAGGCGGCCTTCGTCAGCACCAACGGCGCCGCCCAGTACGGTCTGGCCGCCATCCACAACCTCGCCCTGATCGGAGCGCATCTGAAGGAGTCATAA
- a CDS encoding carbohydrate ABC transporter permease has translation MKTMKHKKLNTEYSTVGSRVFDAINVAVLVGLALITVLPLLYVLAGSFAGESEISTRPFFLWPEKFVTESYEYIFATDAFIRALLTTVIVTAVGTVVQVLLTFTMAYPLAKRYLPGRALVLNLIIFTLVFTGGMIPTYLVVRDLGLLDSYWALILPLAINPFYLIIVKSFFQELPQALEEAARIDGCNEMGVFFKIVLPLSKPIIATFSLFYAVGIWNDYMSPLLYITDPNKWTLQILVRQLVSTDAANALSQMDRTWVPPEQGLKFAVVVIATLPILFFYPFLQKHFTKGVLIGGVKE, from the coding sequence ATGAAGACCATGAAGCACAAGAAGCTGAACACCGAATACAGCACCGTGGGCAGCCGGGTGTTCGACGCGATCAACGTCGCCGTGCTCGTCGGCCTGGCGCTGATCACGGTTCTGCCGCTGCTGTACGTCCTGGCCGGGTCGTTCGCCGGTGAGTCGGAGATCTCCACGCGCCCGTTCTTCCTGTGGCCGGAGAAGTTCGTCACGGAGTCGTACGAGTACATCTTCGCCACCGACGCGTTCATCCGCGCCCTGCTCACGACCGTGATCGTGACGGCGGTGGGCACGGTGGTGCAGGTGCTGCTGACGTTCACCATGGCCTACCCCCTGGCCAAGCGCTACTTGCCCGGTCGCGCGCTGGTGCTGAACCTGATCATCTTCACGCTGGTCTTCACCGGCGGCATGATCCCCACCTACCTCGTGGTGCGCGACCTGGGGCTGCTGGACAGCTACTGGGCGCTGATCCTGCCGCTGGCGATCAACCCCTTCTACCTGATCATCGTGAAGAGCTTCTTCCAGGAGCTGCCGCAGGCCCTGGAGGAGGCGGCGCGCATCGACGGCTGCAACGAGATGGGCGTCTTCTTCAAGATCGTCCTGCCGCTGTCGAAGCCGATCATCGCGACGTTCTCGCTCTTCTACGCGGTCGGCATCTGGAACGACTACATGTCGCCGCTGCTCTACATCACCGACCCGAACAAGTGGACGCTGCAGATCCTGGTGCGCCAGCTCGTCAGCACCGACGCGGCCAACGCCCTGTCGCAGATGGACCGGACCTGGGTGCCGCCGGAGCAGGGACTGAAGTTCGCGGTCGTGGTGATCGCGACGCTGCCGATCCTGTTCTTCTACCCGTTCCTGCAGAAGCACTTCACCAAGGGCGTCCTGATCGGGGGCGTCAAGGAGTGA
- a CDS encoding S66 peptidase family protein: MRPGDTVAVVSPSGPPSAELLRRGVERLEGLGLKVVVGAHALDRRPLGYLAGDDADRAADLQSAWCDPAVSAVFCCRGGYGAGRLLDLLDWDAMRAAGPKVLLGSSDITALHNAFAIELGVPTLHGPMAACDVLAAEEGPEPRTWESLRAALFGAPQTVQGERALVPGRAEGVLSGGNLSLLASMCGTRWQPSFAGRIAFLEDIGEEPYRIDRMLTQLLQAGAFDGVRGIALGSWVDCGDPYPVLEDRLGGLGVPVLAGLPVGHGSPQMSVWLGRLGVIDTESCSLAGIVSDEGQAR; encoded by the coding sequence ATGCGACCCGGTGACACCGTCGCGGTCGTCTCGCCGTCGGGGCCGCCCAGCGCGGAGCTGCTCAGGCGCGGCGTGGAGCGACTGGAGGGCCTCGGGCTGAAGGTCGTGGTGGGCGCGCACGCGCTCGACCGCCGGCCGCTCGGCTACCTGGCGGGCGACGACGCCGACCGGGCCGCCGACCTGCAGTCCGCCTGGTGCGACCCGGCCGTCTCGGCGGTGTTCTGCTGCCGCGGCGGATATGGCGCCGGCCGGCTCCTCGACCTGCTCGACTGGGACGCCATGCGGGCGGCCGGCCCCAAGGTGCTGCTGGGGTCGAGCGACATCACGGCGCTGCACAACGCGTTCGCCATCGAGCTGGGCGTGCCCACGCTGCACGGGCCGATGGCGGCCTGCGACGTGCTGGCCGCCGAGGAGGGGCCCGAGCCGCGCACGTGGGAGAGCCTGCGGGCGGCGCTGTTCGGGGCGCCCCAGACCGTCCAGGGTGAGCGGGCGCTGGTGCCGGGGCGGGCCGAGGGCGTGCTCTCCGGGGGCAACCTGTCGTTGCTGGCCTCGATGTGCGGGACGCGGTGGCAGCCGTCGTTCGCGGGCAGGATCGCGTTCCTGGAGGACATCGGGGAGGAGCCGTACCGGATCGACCGCATGCTGACCCAGCTCCTGCAGGCGGGGGCGTTCGACGGGGTGCGCGGGATCGCGCTCGGCTCGTGGGTGGACTGCGGTGACCCCTACCCGGTGCTCGAGGACCGGCTCGGGGGGCTCGGAGTGCCCGTCCTGGCGGGGCTTCCGGTGGGGCACGGGTCGCCGCAGATGAGCGTGTGGCTGGGGAGACTTGGGGTTATCGATACCGAATCGTGCTCGCTAGCGGGCATCGTCAGTGATGAGGGCCAGGCAAGGTAG
- a CDS encoding extracellular solute-binding protein, with translation MLTLTAALTASACSGGGDAPQTDPNTITVMAKLFGTAPDPNGEMQQAVEKFLGKKLKMNWVPNAEYTDKLNVTFASGNLPQVMVVDPHLPGFVKAAEAGAFWDLTSKLDKYPNLKPADQRTALNSSINGKIYGLYRMRPSLRSAMIIRKDWLDKLGLKLPETVDDLYTIAKAFAEKDPDGNGKKDTYGLIIPKWPGNYASASPYDVLETWFGAPNGWGERNGKLVPGFDTPEFLEANKFLKKMVSEGLVNPDFATLDSAKWNEPFHQGKGGMIIDVNIRSRQVLDLFREDDPKNYGDKVAMVGNLKRSDGQKFSYPFTGYADVLAISRQSVPTEQDLDNVLKTLDKLATKEGQVLLQNGIEGRNFKVEGDTASLINETDPKVEIVQKDVDNAFIQLSTKGTNDFGGLAYVRTPSGEPYKEMLKLQKQLMDEDLKTAVFNPALPVVSPTAVSRGAQIDTIIPDARIKFLSGELTEEQLKGEIKRWYDSGGTQVATEVNDLVSKLGKTN, from the coding sequence TTAACGCTCACGGCTGCACTCACCGCCTCGGCCTGCTCGGGCGGCGGTGACGCGCCTCAGACCGACCCCAACACGATCACCGTGATGGCCAAGCTGTTCGGCACCGCACCCGACCCGAACGGCGAGATGCAACAGGCGGTCGAGAAGTTCCTCGGCAAGAAGCTCAAGATGAACTGGGTTCCCAACGCCGAGTACACCGACAAGCTCAATGTCACGTTCGCCTCGGGCAACCTCCCACAGGTCATGGTCGTGGACCCGCACTTGCCGGGCTTCGTCAAGGCGGCGGAGGCCGGAGCGTTCTGGGACCTGACCAGCAAGCTGGACAAGTACCCGAACCTCAAGCCGGCGGACCAGCGCACCGCGTTGAACTCCTCCATCAACGGCAAGATCTACGGCCTCTACCGGATGCGCCCGTCGCTGCGCTCGGCGATGATCATTCGCAAGGACTGGCTGGACAAGCTGGGCCTGAAGCTGCCCGAGACGGTCGACGACCTCTACACCATCGCCAAGGCGTTCGCGGAGAAGGACCCTGACGGCAACGGCAAGAAGGACACCTACGGCCTGATCATCCCGAAGTGGCCGGGAAACTACGCCAGCGCCAGCCCCTACGACGTGCTGGAGACCTGGTTCGGCGCCCCGAACGGCTGGGGTGAGCGGAACGGCAAGCTCGTCCCCGGTTTCGACACCCCAGAGTTCCTCGAGGCCAACAAGTTCCTCAAGAAGATGGTCAGCGAGGGCCTGGTCAACCCCGACTTCGCAACCCTGGACTCGGCCAAGTGGAACGAGCCGTTCCACCAGGGCAAGGGCGGCATGATCATCGACGTGAACATCCGCTCCAGGCAGGTTCTCGACCTGTTCAGGGAGGATGACCCGAAGAACTACGGCGACAAGGTCGCCATGGTCGGCAACCTCAAGCGCTCCGACGGCCAGAAGTTCTCCTACCCGTTCACCGGCTACGCCGACGTCCTGGCCATCTCCAGGCAGAGCGTGCCGACCGAGCAGGACCTCGACAACGTGCTGAAGACCCTGGACAAGCTGGCCACCAAGGAGGGCCAGGTCCTGCTGCAGAACGGCATCGAGGGTCGCAACTTCAAGGTCGAGGGTGACACCGCGTCGCTGATCAACGAGACGGACCCCAAGGTCGAGATCGTCCAGAAGGACGTGGACAACGCCTTCATCCAGCTCAGCACCAAGGGCACGAACGACTTCGGAGGTCTCGCCTACGTGCGTACGCCGTCCGGGGAGCCGTACAAGGAGATGCTCAAGCTCCAGAAGCAGCTGATGGACGAGGACCTCAAGACGGCCGTCTTCAACCCGGCGCTGCCGGTGGTCTCGCCCACCGCAGTGTCCCGGGGTGCCCAGATCGACACGATCATCCCGGACGCCCGGATCAAGTTCCTGTCGGGTGAGCTCACCGAGGAGCAGCTCAAGGGCGAGATCAAGCGTTGGTACGACAGCGGTGGCACGCAGGTCGCCACCGAGGTCAACGACCTGGTCTCCAAGCTCGGCAAGACGAACTGA
- a CDS encoding ABC transporter permease produces the protein MATDLAPPPTKAASKSGHRRPGVGLRAVFGRYRWLYLMLLPGIVYFALFKYLPMYGVTIAFQDFLPFLGYSGSPWVGFKHFEELFAGPDFGRLMFNTLFLALLHMLIVFPAPIVVALLLNELRINILKRSVQSLVYIPHFLSWTIVAALTYVLFAADFGVLSGWIRDFLGDTSKIDYMAQEDWFRPLIILQQLWKLTGWGTIIYLAALAGVDPQLYEAARMDGAGRFKQLWHVTLPAIRPTIVVMAILASGNLLDSGFEQIWLMTTSLNRSVADVFDTYVYYSGITQGAISYSTAVGLFKGVAGVILIFGSNWLAKRLGQRGLF, from the coding sequence GTGGCCACCGACCTGGCGCCGCCTCCCACGAAGGCGGCCAGCAAATCCGGGCACCGACGCCCAGGGGTGGGGCTGCGCGCCGTGTTCGGGCGCTACCGCTGGCTCTACCTGATGCTCCTTCCGGGCATCGTCTACTTCGCGCTCTTCAAGTACCTGCCGATGTACGGCGTCACGATCGCCTTCCAGGACTTCCTGCCGTTCCTCGGCTATTCGGGCAGCCCCTGGGTCGGGTTCAAGCACTTCGAGGAGCTCTTCGCCGGCCCCGACTTCGGCCGGCTGATGTTCAACACGCTGTTCCTGGCGCTGCTGCACATGCTCATCGTCTTCCCGGCGCCGATCGTCGTCGCGCTGCTGCTGAACGAGCTGCGGATCAACATCCTCAAGCGCTCGGTCCAGTCGCTGGTCTACATCCCGCATTTCCTGTCCTGGACGATCGTCGCGGCGCTCACCTATGTACTGTTCGCGGCGGACTTCGGCGTGCTCTCCGGATGGATCCGGGATTTCCTCGGTGACACGTCCAAGATCGACTACATGGCGCAGGAGGACTGGTTCCGGCCGCTGATCATCCTGCAGCAGCTGTGGAAGCTGACCGGCTGGGGCACGATCATCTACCTGGCCGCGCTGGCCGGCGTGGACCCGCAGCTGTACGAGGCGGCGCGCATGGACGGCGCGGGACGCTTCAAGCAGCTCTGGCACGTCACGCTGCCCGCCATCCGCCCCACGATCGTCGTCATGGCCATCCTGGCCTCCGGCAACCTCCTCGACTCCGGCTTCGAGCAGATCTGGCTGATGACCACCTCGCTGAACCGCTCGGTGGCCGACGTGTTCGACACCTACGTCTACTACTCCGGCATCACCCAGGGCGCGATCAGCTACTCCACCGCCGTCGGCCTGTTCAAGGGCGTGGCCGGCGTCATCCTGATCTTCGGCTCCAACTGGCTGGCCAAGCGCCTCGGCCAGCGGGGACTGTTCTAA
- a CDS encoding excinuclease ABC subunit UvrA — protein sequence MVSSQASAVHRDHTAADSHDLIQVRGARENNLKGVSLDLPKRRLTVFTGVSGSGKSSLVFDTIAAESRRLIDETYTSFIQSFMPSLSRPDVDALHNLSAAIIVDQERMGANARSTVGTATDAHTMLRIMFSRIGEPHVGGAGAFSFNLAEGMCPECEGLGKASILDVDALVDRELSLNEGAIKVPGFPVDSWQWQVMAGSGLFDPAVKLKDFTPEQWEDFLHKPPTKLKYGSSNFTYEGLASKVRRTYLGKDRESMQAGARAFADRALKLTLCPSCGGSRLNEAARSARIAGRNIAECAAMQINDLADFVRGIGNPAVGPVLDGLRSTLESLVEIGLGYLSLDRESSTLSGGEAQRVKMVRHLNSSLTDVTYVFDEPTAGLHPHDIQRMNNLLLQLRDKGNTVLVVEHKPETIAIADHVVDLGPGAGTAGGSLCYDGDLDGLRASGTLTGRYLDHRVRLRDDVRKPAGHLAITGATLHNLKDVSVEVPLGVLTVVTGVAGSGKSSLIHGYIAGREGVVVADQSPIRGSRRSNPATYTGLLDPIRAAFAKANGVKPGLFSANSEGACPACKGIGLIYTDLAMMAGVASVCEECEGRRFTPQVLTYTLRGKNIGEVLDMPVAEARDFLTERQARTILDRLVAVGLGYVGLGQPLTTLSGGERQRLKLAINMAKSGTTYVLDEPTTGLHLADVDQLLALLDRLVEDGNTVIVIEHHQAVMAHADWIIDLGPGAGHDGGQVVFSGTPAELVADGTSLTAIHLRDYVSRS from the coding sequence GTGGTTTCCAGCCAGGCCAGCGCCGTCCACCGCGATCACACCGCCGCCGACAGCCACGACCTCATCCAGGTCCGCGGCGCGCGCGAGAACAACCTCAAGGGCGTCTCCCTCGACCTCCCCAAGCGCCGCCTCACCGTCTTCACCGGGGTGTCCGGCTCCGGCAAGTCCTCGCTCGTCTTCGACACGATCGCCGCGGAGTCGCGCCGGCTGATCGACGAGACGTACACGTCGTTCATCCAGTCGTTCATGCCGAGCCTGTCCCGCCCCGACGTGGACGCGCTGCACAACCTGAGCGCGGCCATCATCGTCGACCAGGAGCGCATGGGCGCCAACGCCCGCTCCACCGTGGGCACGGCCACCGACGCCCACACGATGCTGCGGATCATGTTCAGCCGCATCGGCGAGCCCCACGTCGGCGGGGCCGGCGCCTTCAGCTTCAACCTGGCCGAGGGCATGTGCCCCGAGTGCGAGGGGCTGGGCAAGGCGTCCATCCTCGACGTCGACGCCCTGGTCGACCGCGAGCTGTCGCTCAACGAAGGGGCGATCAAGGTCCCCGGGTTCCCGGTGGACAGCTGGCAGTGGCAGGTCATGGCGGGCTCCGGGCTGTTCGACCCGGCCGTCAAGCTGAAGGACTTCACGCCCGAGCAGTGGGAGGACTTCCTGCACAAGCCCCCCACCAAGCTCAAGTACGGCTCCAGCAACTTCACCTACGAGGGCCTGGCCAGCAAGGTCAGGCGGACCTACCTGGGCAAGGACCGGGAGTCGATGCAGGCCGGGGCGCGGGCGTTCGCCGACCGGGCGCTCAAGCTCACCCTCTGCCCGTCCTGCGGCGGCTCCCGGCTCAACGAGGCCGCCCGCTCCGCCCGGATCGCCGGCCGCAACATCGCCGAGTGCGCGGCCATGCAGATCAACGACCTGGCCGACTTCGTCCGCGGCATCGGCAACCCCGCCGTCGGCCCGGTGCTGGACGGGCTGCGCTCGACGCTCGAGTCCCTCGTCGAGATCGGCCTGGGCTACCTGAGCCTCGACCGCGAGTCGTCCACGCTGTCCGGCGGCGAGGCGCAGCGGGTCAAGATGGTGCGTCACCTCAACTCCAGCCTGACCGACGTCACCTACGTCTTCGACGAGCCCACGGCCGGGCTGCACCCGCACGACATCCAGCGCATGAACAACCTGCTGCTCCAGCTGCGCGACAAGGGCAACACGGTGCTCGTCGTCGAGCACAAGCCGGAGACGATCGCCATCGCCGACCACGTGGTGGACCTCGGCCCCGGCGCGGGCACCGCGGGCGGGAGCCTGTGCTACGACGGCGACCTCGACGGGCTGCGCGCCTCCGGCACGCTGACCGGCCGCTACCTCGACCACCGGGTGCGCCTGCGCGACGACGTCCGCAAGCCGGCCGGCCACCTGGCGATCACGGGCGCCACGCTGCACAACCTCAAGGACGTGAGCGTGGAGGTCCCGCTCGGCGTGCTGACCGTGGTCACCGGCGTGGCCGGGTCGGGCAAGAGCTCCCTCATCCACGGATACATCGCCGGGCGCGAGGGCGTGGTGGTGGCCGACCAGTCGCCGATCCGCGGCTCGCGCCGCAGCAACCCGGCCACCTACACCGGCCTGCTCGACCCGATCCGCGCCGCGTTCGCCAAGGCCAACGGCGTCAAGCCCGGCCTGTTCAGCGCCAACTCCGAGGGCGCCTGCCCGGCCTGCAAGGGCATCGGCCTCATCTACACCGACCTGGCCATGATGGCCGGCGTGGCGTCGGTGTGCGAGGAGTGCGAGGGCCGGCGGTTCACGCCGCAGGTGCTGACGTACACGCTGCGCGGCAAGAACATCGGCGAGGTGCTCGACATGCCGGTGGCCGAGGCCCGCGACTTCCTGACCGAGCGGCAGGCCCGCACGATCCTCGACCGCCTGGTGGCCGTCGGGCTCGGCTACGTGGGCCTGGGCCAGCCGCTCACCACGCTGTCGGGCGGCGAGCGGCAGCGGCTCAAGCTGGCCATCAACATGGCCAAGAGCGGCACCACGTACGTGCTGGACGAGCCCACCACGGGGCTGCACCTGGCGGACGTGGACCAGCTCCTGGCGCTGCTCGACCGCCTCGTGGAGGACGGCAACACGGTCATCGTGATCGAGCACCACCAGGCCGTCATGGCGCACGCCGACTGGATCATCGACCTCGGCCCCGGGGCCGGTCACGACGGGGGCCAGGTCGTCTTCTCCGGCACCCCCGCCGAGCTGGTCGCCGACGGCACCTCGCTCACCGCGATCCACCTGCGCGACTACGTGAGCAGGTCCTGA
- a CDS encoding rhamnogalacturonan acetylesterase, which yields MSRAILLAGDSTVASCPAWEAPMSGWGAQLGAYAGGPVRNFAKGGATTASHRAEGLWAALLRETAPGDLVVIQFGHNDQKDPAIPYQDNLRAFVEEARGAGAAAVLCTPVQRRRFDGERLVPTHGDYPDRVRALAAAEGVPLIDLTAATTGLYERLGPGGSKALFTHFPPGEHPLYPDGVADDTHFSFRGADEVAAIVAERLREIR from the coding sequence GTGAGCCGCGCCATCCTCCTGGCCGGTGACTCGACGGTCGCCTCGTGCCCGGCCTGGGAGGCGCCCATGTCCGGGTGGGGGGCGCAGCTCGGCGCGTACGCGGGCGGGCCCGTGCGCAACTTCGCCAAGGGCGGCGCCACCACGGCCAGTCACCGGGCCGAGGGGCTGTGGGCGGCGCTGCTGCGGGAGACGGCGCCCGGTGATCTGGTCGTGATCCAGTTCGGGCACAACGACCAGAAGGATCCCGCGATCCCGTACCAGGACAACCTGCGCGCCTTCGTCGAGGAGGCGCGCGGGGCGGGGGCGGCGGCGGTGCTGTGCACGCCGGTGCAGCGGCGCAGGTTCGACGGGGAGCGGCTGGTGCCCACGCACGGCGACTACCCCGACCGGGTGCGGGCGCTGGCCGCCGCCGAGGGCGTGCCGCTGATCGACCTGACCGCCGCCACGACCGGGCTGTACGAGCGGCTCGGCCCCGGCGGCTCCAAGGCCCTGTTCACGCACTTCCCGCCGGGGGAGCATCCGCTCTACCCGGACGGGGTGGCCGACGACACCCACTTCAGCTTCCGCGGCGCCGACGAGGTGGCCGCGATCGTCGCCGAGCGACTGAGGGAGATTCGATGA